A single region of the Cereibacter sphaeroides 2.4.1 genome encodes:
- a CDS encoding type I secretion system permease/ATPase — MTRSDNRKGLEELRAVRRSTMGALTSVFLFSIFVNLLMLTGPLYMLQVYDRVLGSRSEETLLALSLLVTFLFVAMGVLDHARARVMARVGAGFQEKLDRRVFEAAVRRLSLAPGDPSAVAAQRDLESVQRLWASPVLIALFDIPWTPFFLAAIFVFHPYMGWLAIGGGVVLVIVTILNQRLSEGPMQKANIVALQADRFAENLKSESEVVQALGMAGNGFDRWHKARAAALDANMAAADLTGAFGTLTKTLRLFLQSAMLGLGAWLVLQQELSAGAMIAGSILMGRALAPIESAIGQWALVQRASEGWRRLGELLTRQPVEPPRIALPRPRALIEAQNLSVVPPGEAVAVLRGVSFRLDPGQALGVIGPSGSGKSTLARALIGVWRPAAGKVRLDGAALDQYDPDVLGGYIGYLPQRVTLFEGTIAENIARLRGAPDGDAVVAAARKAAAHDMIVALPSGYDTRVSALGGRLSGGQIQRIGLARAMYGNPVFLVLDEPNSNLDNEGSLALNAAIRSMKQAGGSVFIMAHRPAAIQECDLLMVMENGMRAAFGQRDAVLRDMVKNHTEIVRNAGPGGVT; from the coding sequence ATGACGCGAAGCGACAATCGCAAGGGACTGGAGGAGCTGCGCGCCGTCCGCCGCAGCACCATGGGCGCGCTGACGTCCGTGTTCCTCTTCAGCATCTTCGTCAATCTGCTGATGCTGACGGGCCCGCTCTACATGCTGCAGGTCTACGACCGGGTGCTCGGCTCGCGCTCCGAGGAGACGCTGCTCGCGCTGTCCCTGCTCGTGACCTTCCTGTTCGTCGCCATGGGCGTGCTCGACCATGCGCGGGCGCGCGTCATGGCGCGCGTGGGCGCAGGCTTTCAGGAGAAGCTCGACCGCCGCGTCTTCGAGGCCGCGGTGCGGCGGCTCTCGCTCGCGCCCGGCGATCCGTCGGCCGTGGCAGCGCAGCGCGATCTCGAATCGGTGCAGCGGCTCTGGGCCTCGCCGGTGCTGATCGCGCTCTTCGACATTCCCTGGACCCCGTTCTTCCTCGCGGCCATCTTCGTCTTCCACCCCTACATGGGCTGGCTCGCCATCGGGGGCGGCGTCGTCCTCGTGATCGTGACGATCCTGAACCAGCGCCTGTCCGAGGGGCCGATGCAGAAGGCCAACATCGTGGCGCTGCAGGCCGACCGGTTTGCCGAGAACCTCAAGTCGGAATCCGAGGTGGTGCAGGCGCTCGGCATGGCGGGCAACGGCTTCGACCGCTGGCACAAGGCGCGTGCCGCCGCGCTCGACGCGAACATGGCGGCGGCCGACCTGACGGGCGCCTTCGGCACGCTGACCAAGACGCTGCGCCTCTTCCTGCAGTCGGCGATGCTGGGGCTCGGCGCGTGGCTCGTCCTGCAGCAGGAACTGAGCGCGGGCGCCATGATCGCGGGCTCGATCCTGATGGGCCGGGCGCTCGCCCCGATCGAGAGCGCCATCGGCCAGTGGGCGCTGGTGCAGCGCGCCTCCGAAGGCTGGCGACGGCTGGGAGAGCTGCTGACCCGCCAGCCGGTCGAGCCGCCGCGCATCGCCCTGCCCCGCCCGCGGGCGCTGATCGAGGCGCAGAACCTCTCCGTGGTGCCGCCGGGCGAGGCGGTCGCGGTGCTGCGCGGCGTGAGCTTCCGGCTGGATCCGGGTCAGGCGCTCGGGGTCATCGGCCCCTCCGGGTCGGGCAAGTCCACGCTGGCGCGGGCCCTGATCGGGGTCTGGCGTCCGGCCGCGGGCAAGGTCCGGCTCGATGGCGCCGCCCTCGACCAGTATGACCCGGACGTGCTCGGCGGCTATATCGGTTACCTGCCCCAGCGCGTGACGCTGTTCGAGGGCACCATCGCCGAGAATATCGCGCGCCTCCGGGGCGCGCCCGATGGTGACGCCGTGGTGGCCGCCGCGCGCAAGGCCGCCGCGCACGACATGATCGTGGCACTTCCCTCGGGCTACGACACCCGCGTCTCGGCCCTGGGTGGCCGGCTGTCCGGCGGGCAGATCCAGCGCATCGGGCTCGCGCGCGCCATGTACGGCAACCCCGTGTTCCTCGTCCTCGACGAGCCGAACTCGAACCTCGACAATGAGGGCTCGCTTGCGCTGAACGCGGCGATCCGCTCGATGAAGCAGGCGGGAGGGTCGGTGTTCATCATGGCCCACCGCCCCGCCGCAATTCAGGAGTGCGACCTCCTCATGGTGATGGAGAACGGAATGCGCGCCGCCTTCGGCCAGCGCGACGCCGTGCTGCGCGACATGGTGAAGAACCATACCGAGATCGTGCGAAACGCAGGCCCCGGAGGCGTGACATGA